TCCATTCTTCTATCAAATAGCTGCAGCACATAAATGACATCTCAATAGGATCAAAATCCACATTAAGAATGCATTATAACCCAAAACCTGGGGCTAACTAATAAACATGCAACAACTTAAGTGTCTTATCCCGATAATTTCTCAGTGCCTCCCACACACTAACCCTTTAACATCTGAAAGACAAGTAATTCTGATTCTAATTCATACActtaaataaaacataaaaattgaaTGGTGTGGTATAACATTCTAAAACATTCTTAACTTGACCATAAACCTGATATCTGCTGCTACAACCAAATAAAAAGGCAGCTGCAGCAGAAGGTACAAGGACAAACTTTTACAAAAGGTTAAAATTAAACATGGCTTGATTGCCTAGGAAATCCATTTTTATCACCTTCTAATGTCTTCAAAAACTGATTTGCTAGAGTGAAGTCCCAAAGAATCCAAATGAAGTATAATCGGTCCCGATTCATCTTCCCTGTCTGGGATAGAAACAATCACCAAGCTCCAATGTAGACTGAATGCATTAAAAACCATAGGCATAATTAAGTCAAATGAATGAAAAGTAATTTAGGCcagagaagaagggtaagcAGAAAACATAAATCAATTTCAACTTCAAGTCACTTTTTTATTTGAGGAATATGATCCAAAACTACTAAGTAAAATGGACCTATTAGTCGCTATTCACTACACTAAAGTACACACAAATTAAATGACACAATCAACTAATTTAAAAATACCTATTTGTGAACTACTGATACATACTTTTTTCAAAAGACAGAATATGCATGTGTGGAACACAGAAATTGTTTCCACTGAACTAACTCCCACTCAATTAACTACTTATAAAATTCCATGATTTCCAGAACCTATTATAGAATTACAACCTACTcatgttaattaaaaataaccTAACATCATTGAACAAGCAAGTCTGGCACCTATTGAACGAATACTGTCATTCCTACAGTAAAATAAAATGTTTACTAATTAAGAAAAGGTACATCAGCTAAAATAAGAAACGGGAGAAATTCTGCTGAAAGATCACAGGTTATATATTTCTGAAATGaccatcaattaaaaaaaataagagtttGCATAGaagtttaaaataatagaaaaacttACTCTTCATGTATGGGAATGAAGACATATGCCTTCTGAAATATATTGACACCCTTCCACCACCTTCTGAACTTCACAAAAAATGATCCTTTGTCGCTCCCCTACATATAGAAAGAAGATAAGATGCTGACATACATAGAAtagtatttagtttaatttgcactcattcaatattttttttgaaaaagccAAGCATATACTCTATTGAAAGTGTAAAACTGTGACCCAAAAGTGCTTACGTATAATAGTTTATGTTGCTCAAAGAGTCGATACAAAATGGACAGAATCTTAGTATCTTACACCAATCGATGGCATGTTGCCTAAGCCCCATTATCAAGAGACTCAAAGCATTCAGAAACTAGTATAACTTGCAGCAACTAAGCAATGAAATTAGTaattgttgaatcccacatcggttgtggaaaggggtaatgtgccccttatatgagtcataggcactcctcccccttgagctagcttttaaggcgagttaggcctggcccaaatttaacatgatatcagagcctccccatctgatgttgggcgccccataaatgtgccacgcaccagtaaaaaattctgggcgtgagggggtgtgttgaatcccacatcggttgtggaaagggataatgtgccccttatatgagccataggcactcctcccccttgagctagcttttggggtgagttaggcctggcccaaatttaacagtaATATTTTAACGCAGGTACTTACTACTTAGTTGCACAGTTCAATCACCAGTGTTTCACTTGCTTTCATGTAAAACAGCTGATACATATCAGATTCATGAATTtacaagttaaaaaaatataggcCTTGATTTACAAAAACAAAGACCACTTTCTCCCTCTATGATTAGTGATCAAAGAAAGAAACTAACCTTATGGGACACAGCCTGTTTGAGCTTTTTATAGAAGAAAGTATTGAAAAAGTGATAGTCACATGTAGATTTGTTTGTTGGAGATATTTGCAGCCGTAAATACCTGGACAAATGGACAGAGTTCACCAAATGCACATAAGCAATAATTCAGAAGACAATCAAAACAGTCATACAGCAAGACTCACACTCAACACATGGCAAAATGAAAAATGCAAAGGCAACAAAAAGAATATATGCAATTATTCCCCCTTACAATAAGATGAAGTCTGCAAGCTTACCTCCTGAGAAGAAAATTGGAGCttgctaaaagaaaaaaagataaactcaaaaatctaaaatattcaGCTTGCTTGCTCACAAGCCAGCTTTACAGCATTGTCACAAATAGTCCTCCTAGGATAATGCTTAGAAATGTTTCTCCTGCTAATGGATTCCATCTGTTCCTATACTAAAACATCTACACATAGGAATACAAGTGAAGAtcgaaaaaaggaaaaagttaaaaaaaatcttcCATTAAATGAGAACCCCCTGCCATCCACATGGTCATAAAAACAGCCCCAGATTTTGGCCTGCTATATTTCAATAATTaccaaataagctttcttttttTGGACATAGCTGTAGAAGTGTAGAACCTGTACATGAGCTGATACttttgttgaatcccacatcggttgtggaaatggGTAATATGCCCCTTATAtaggccataggcactccttccccccttgagctaacttttggagtgagttaggtctagcccaaatttaacatagtatcagagcctcccatcCTATGTTGAGCCTCCTATAAatgtcacgcaccagtaaaattttGGGCGTGAATAGGGTGTGTTGAATTTCACATTGATtttggaaaggggtaatgtgccccttatatgggccatagacaCTCCCCCAAAAGCTcaagcttttggggtgagttagatctgatccaaatttaacaaCTTTAATCAATTTGTGAATCCAAATTTGAATTTTGTTAGACCACTTCAACtcaaaactttaatattttagtcCCTTGAGGGTGAAGCTTATCCATTGTCCGGGTCTAGATCACGCtgaacacacacacacacacacataaaagacaaaaaaaaaggtATTTGTCGAAGGTATAACTACACCCTAAATAGCCAGCACCTTTAAGTTTAAACTGCTGGTCTCAATACACACCCTTGGGCACCACACCAACCATCATGAAACAAATAGCAAGCACAAATCCgaccaacaaaaaaaaattactaccaAGGATGAGGTCGAATaactattatttataatttctcaAACTCCTACGTCCATGCACATTAGAGAGACAATAAGGTTATATTTGGTAAGACTAATATAATCACCATCACACTAGAATTCCTGTTTCTTTATTTAGTTagacaaaagaaaacaaatgTATTTTACTTTATGCATCTTCATTACTTAAACAAATGAATGactttcataaataaaaatttatgcaATCATATACATTGCTTCAATTATTTTCACTTCTATCATCACCAACTCACCACTGCTGCCACCAATAAATAGAGAGACTAATGTCTGTATATAAATTAcatctctatttttatttttgcgaTCAAATATGGGGTTAGAATTACCAATgcatttcattacataacattataCTACAACCTACCAGACATATCCTAAGATTTAATTCCAAAAATGTCATAAGTACACAGTAGATGTAACCTGTACTCAAGTACACTTGCCTGATGTAAAAGTTCATAATAGGTGATGTCAAAAAACCTTCAGGGGCTAGGCAGTTTATATCCGAGTAACAAATTTCCACAGATTCTGGATCATCCCTGGTTAACAGATAAGCAATTAGCAGATTCTGCATACTCCAAGATGAAAATTAATACTTATAAAATTACATTCCAAAGAAGTCACTAGAATTGTCAAGAAATGTTTGGAGTACCTCGATGGGTAGTATATCTTAGCACCCTTCATGCTGAAAGCCAAAGAATCACAATTATCAGTGAACAACAAACTAAAAGTTGAAAcacatgagaaaataaaagataaaagtaTTTGGAACTCCATCACCATTCCGTTAGTTTGATTTCTGGCTCTATTGTCTCCACAGGTTGAATTTCATCCTCCTCTACAAGAACAACTGTCTGCCCCTGTTTGAATAATGCCATCATGGATCTAATCAATAACTGGAGATAAGAACAAAGACAAAGCAGGGAAAAAATCTGATTGCAGGATTATAGTGAGGAAAGAGACTTTGGCTACATTCTGAATGTCATGACAAACAGAAAGATGAATAAGCAGCTTTGACCCAACTCAAATTCATGGAAAATAGTCATTCAGGTCTTGCCTCCTTGTTAGCTTATGTGTAAACAGAGTAATAGATCAACAATCTGACAATTAACTCTATCAAAGTAAGAGATATCAGATGGGCAATAATCACAGATCTCAAGGAAATTCCACAAGAGGTTCTTTCAATTACTTTATCCACCAAGGGGGATCAATCTTGTCAGTTAAAAGGTAATTTCTAATTACTACGTCTATAATACAACTAAATCTCTAAAGTTAACCAAATTAAAGAATGAAACAATAGGAAGGAAAAAAGAAGAACAAAAACTCTATGgcatagggttcagggtttgaGCAAAAGAATCCTTCCTACaacatacaacaataataataacaacaacaaAAAAGAAGATACCTTCGTAGGCCTTGAGCCATTGACTTGACAAGTATCCTTTCTACAACATAAAACAACTATAATTACTTAAAAAGGACAATGCTAgtgtattaaaattatataaaaaaatgcaattgccatattcaaagaaaaatattgCGTTAAAGGATGTGGAAGAAtcactaaattaaaaattgacaaaaaaatgCTAAAAATAGAAAACCAATCAAACAAGGTTTTAAAGTAAACCCTGCACACTAACACTAGCTCTGCAGTGTCCTTAaagggagaaaaagaaaaaggtagaGAATAAGGAAGCACCCttctgaaaagaaaataaaaatatgtttagAAGATCATGTAAACTAACACAAGGACAGCAGCCATAGCTCCAATAATGTCATTACACTGACACATTGTACTTCAAACCAAAGTCTCTTCAAGGAAAAAGTCACATGCACAAGTCAACCCCAAGAGAAGGCAAAGGTGAACCCAGCAAGTCGGATCcctcaaaaataatttaatgtacATTCTACACAGTAAATTGAGTTAgccaaattataattattaattgacTCTCAACTTCTTTTAgagttaaaatttaatactaAGCTTACAATCATCTTCTTCCAATTCATCAATCAAAAACCTAACTTGACAATTTTCTCATTGCAGAAAAAACGATAAATATAAGCTGCTAAAGGGAGAATTGCTCACTTCTTGGGAAAATTGCTGGAAAAGTTTTCCCCATTGTGGTAGAAGGGAGAAGATGAAGCTCTGCCCATTTGATCACTGTTGGATGTAACATGTTTATTTCCATTATGTGAAAGGCTCCTAGCTGGTTGACAAGGTGAATTTTGTGATAATGAATGACCTTGCTGTCTCCTCCTTTGTGACAAGGCTCCATTACTTCTCATTTTCGGGCAGTTGCATCTACCCAAATATGACAATTCTTTATCAAATGCTTTGACTACCCTGTTATCTGTCTGTCatacaaattaaaataagaaaacaacAACTCATATAGCAAAATTGTCAACAGGAAATGagtttcaaaaaaatttagtaCAGCACCATACTTTCTCTTCCATCTTTCTATTAAAAATAGAGGCAAATTCAGATCGTGAATGAACTTCAGATGATGCATTCTGTTGTTTAAAGCCACCTGAGGACCAACAAAATGCATTTAGGTTCAAAAATATGCACCCAAGAAAGAGCACCATGAATTATAGTACTAGATGATCTACTTAATCAATTACTCATGCTTTAAGGACCAAACATCCTAAGTGATACTTAACAATGAAAGCCAGCAATTTTGGTTCTGGTTCAGCTTCTTTAAGGAGGGTGATTGGAAAAGAAAGTTAAATTTAGCAATTATACCTGAACTTATTAACTGAGTGGGCTTCTCACATAAATCAACTTCCTGTCCAAAGAAAGATTACAAAGAATCATTACATGAATTCATGTGCAGTATTAAAGCACTGAATACAGCTGACGGCTACCAAGGGCTCCATGTGAATATTCGcaaattaaatctttaaaaaaataaaatcaagaaCAAGAAATACCAAACTAAAACCCTTGTTTGGGTTAGAAATATCCACAACTATGGTTCATCATAGATTGACATGCATTTCATGTTCCAATTCAGAAACAAAACTAATGCTCATACTTAAAATGTGGAAGTACAACATTTTAAATGCTAAAAACAATAGAAAGGCATTGCTACCCGAtgctttcttctccttcttatTCCATTCAACAATTTTGAAGACAAACCTAAAATGATGAGGTTGTAAAGATATTCAAGCTCCCAGACTTCCTAACATAAGTTCTATACTCAAAACTTTGATCAGCAATTCAATAAATTTGGACATGAAATTCACGTAGTGTTCCAGCAAATTTCAACACTTCCAGTTTAAAGGTGCTAAACTACGCTAGATTATATCCAGCAAAGCTATTTTCTAAATCTCTCTTCACATAAAAAACACCAAGGCTAAGCTAACTGAAATTAACTGCACTGAGGTCACACAACTGTTCCAGGGCAACAACAAAAACCCATGTCAcgttttttaaacatttttcttttttctttttcttttttttttttttttgcagcaTCTAAAAGTGAAACAGCTTTGCTCCTAAACACAATGCCAAACTGGCCCTTGACGTATTCTGATTTATCATTTTAACATCAAAAGGTAAGCTAAACGCCCAAAACCTAGTACCGTAACGATTAAAATactcatttaaaaaaacaaGAATAAGAAGGCTAAGACTAATTTACTTTAGCTGCTTCCCCCATTTTCCAGGCATCAAAAAAGATAGAAAATCAAGCAGACTACTTCAGCAGAGAATCAAAACAaccaaaaatagaataaaacgAACCATTCCGAGACGTCCAAGGTTTCTCCGCCGGTGCTCATCCTCATATCCTTTAAGCAATGCTCGAAGCTTCTCTCCTTTGTCAGGCAAAACTGGGCCAAGGTTTGCAATATTGACATTATACCTCTTAATTGCGGCCTCGAGCTCGCGATCCGTCAGGGACGCACAATCCTCCCTAAGCAAGTGATCGGAGCTCATCTGCGAGGGTTTTGGATGCTGCTTATCACCTTTAACGATCAGTATCGACGGCGGTTCGTCGTCGTTAGAGTCTAATATCACGTTCCAGTCAAGGTCCAGCGGTCTCTTCTTGGAATTCTCTTCTTCCATGCATTGATCGGATTGCAAAGTCAGGTTTTcgttttttgttaattttttaatttcactagagagaagagaggttttttattttgttgttttGGTCGGAAGACTGGAGTTAACTCTGCTGCTCTCGTATTTCGCTTCCTACTAGCCAATAAGCCAAATGGGCAATTTTGGGAGGGAGGCTCAATCACACGGGGAAAATTAAACCTTTCGTttagaattatttattttgaaaaacaaaataaaattcaaataaatttttaattaaaaaaataaattccttttatttcaaacaattaataaaaaattaatttaattaaattcatgtGGAAATCTTGATTCTCAAAAAGGAGTTTTGATGCAAAGACAATACCATCTTGGAAAATTTTATGGTTCAAAATCAACCAAGCAGCTCACAAGCTGTTTGAGAGTTCGCACAGTAAAAGATTCAGCTTATTTGATTCtcctttgattttttaaaataaaaaactcatttattttataaatttatgagcTGATTAGTAAacatattttaatgaaatttatttaattttaagttattattttcaatttaaaatttattaaagtaGTATATAAATTGGATGGCTCGGTAATGACCTTGAAAAAAATTACCCAATTAAACTTAAACTATTCAAAATGCGATTATTCATTTATGCCCTTATTAATTCAGCATTTGCATATATAGTCTAATGGTAAGCATATTacagtaaatttaaaaattttatattcaacTTCCATAATCCCTttataacttaaaaaaaaaaatcctcaatatttaaatacttaaatttttagcACCTCTAATAAACtcctttaatatttttttcttattttttatttaatataaataatttaaaaagaaattaaataaatatttattaaatcatTCATGATTCcataaataaatatgataaaaaatttttaaattaaaaaatttaaattattttatttcaaataaaaatttataaaaaattaattaaattaaattcttattacACGCGGAGGTAACAAATTTATCACGAATTATGTCAATTTAATTAATCGTGCTACATACCATTATTAAATTTAGCATATTATCACACTAGCCACTTAATCAATGTCCATCCGAAATTAAACATACTTAGCTTTAACGccctaaattaaataaatattttagtaatttacaattaattataggaattttatatttaagatatatccataataattttttcaacctaaatttttattaacttttttaaaaattatgttccATGTTTAAGCTTGAAccaaactaaaattattatcttaaatcAAATCCAAAaccaaattttaaatcaaacataAGACATAATATTTcatgtctcaattaaaaaaaaaagaaactaataaatttttaaaggtAATTATAGTTTAACTTTGTGATTAATAGTGATTAGGGAAGCTAATATGTCAATGAAGGTTAGATTAACAAAATGAGTTAATGATTAATAGTGATTTGAGTAAAAATGTATATCACCACTCACTTTTCAAATAAATACAAACCACAGTATTCGCCCAATATCAATAATTAATACACAAAGCAGTTGCAGAACTAGAAATGCAAGTTCGCAAAGATAAAATTGTTAAAACAAGCTACAACTTAATCATATACAATTTCTATTTAATCCTTCCAATTTCTAAATAATCATACACAATTTAATGATTTGTGTATGATTAACAATTTAATCATATACAATTTAATGAAGGACTAAATAGTTTATTTCATTAGATCACAGAgactaaatagtattttttttttttttctcactaaAATGAGGATGTATCCATCCAAGAGAGAAGCAGCTTAAATTGTTGCCTCACATTTGAACATCTAGAGTTAAAACATTTGAATCCAACTCGCACACTAAATACAACAACATTTAGAGCACAACCAAACTTACATTACTAATATACAGAGACCAATATTTGAAAACAAACCACTATCATCTagttccaaagagatttgaagtAAAGGCATAAGAACATGCAACTTCTACAATAAAAGGAATACAGAACTGCCTAATTTACAGAGACCAACATTCATTCAATAAATCCATCGATAGCATCAATCCATGGCTGTTCTGAAGAGCTTACCTCAGCTGTAACCTTCAAGGATGCTTTGCTTCAACTCTCTTCTTGGAGTAGAATTTGCAGGCCCCCACTATAAACAGGAGCAGCATACAAGACTGAAATGTGATTATAGAAAACAAAAATGATTCCCACTCATTGAAGCCACAAACAGGTGCAAATTGTAACAAATGAATGGAATCTTTTATACATTTCAAACtttgataaataaatttcacttcatatatatatatatatataaatcaccTTATATCAACTGCTTTAATGTGGATTTCCTCTTCAGTAGATGACTAGTTCTCAAGTTCTGAGAAACCAGTCTGTAAGTGAAACTGTACACCTAACTACAAGGCCTCTACTCACTGATCCAGTATCCAAGTTATATATACACATAAAAAGGGAGCGAAAGCATCATTTTCGCCCACCCTTTCAGCTTGTCTTCTTGCCCATAGATCACTTCTTGTCCCAGTCATGTTAGGAATTTGGCTTCAAAATTGGAACAGCTTCTGTTTAATAGATTATGATTCCTTGCAAAGGGATGCAACATTTTAAAAATCATCCTCCcgagtcttttctttttttgcctGATCTGCTTTGTGGTTTGCCATTGTCAGTAGGATCCGAATTAGGAGTCCTTAGAACTGGCTTGCTGCTTGGCTTCGAATTACTTGCCAGATCTGTTTGAGGTGAAGAATCATTATCCAATTTGTTACCAACTCCTGCATTTTCTTTACAAGGGGAGAGGGGTAAAGGCTTTTCATAGATAATGGCAGCATCCAAGCAGTATATTCTAAGCGcaagagaagagatggtagctaTTTTTGCTGCAGTGTAAATTGATGACCAATACCACCATTCATTTCTCAAGTAGTCAGTCTTGATCATGTTTTCAAATACAATAGTTGCTTGAACCATCTGAAAAAAAGTTAAGCAGACTTCAATTTATCTTCCACCATCAGCAGAGAGAGTAATAAAAATTTGTGCGAAGGCAGATAAGGGTGTGGAAAACAATGTCAATCCTTGTAACTTCCAGTGCAGAGAATTAGAGAAAATTAAAGTGAATTAAGGTAAAGGCATGCAATATTATATCCATTTATCCCCAGGACGTGTAAATTGCAAAAGCATACATGTTTACTAGAAAGAAAAAACAGAAGAGCAAACTAAAATATGGCTTGCGTTTAAATCCCATGATGCAGCACTCTAAAGAGTCAATCGGCAACCACTTCACAAGTTAACATAAGTCTTACACTAGCTTCGACACATAGTGGTCTgaatcaaaagaaaataaaattctaaccTCAAATATTGACTTGGTAGATTTGACAAATGCTCGCCAGGCGCATCGTTTTTCCAAATAAGCCTTTGATGACTTTAGTGCTCCTTCGGGCAGGGCAGCATCCATATCAAGCAAGTTGACCTTGAGCTGCCTAAGAATTTGAGCCCCCTTACCCACAAGGGGTCTTAAAGAAGAATCATGAATTTCAGATGAAGCCTTCCTCCATTTTGAACAGCTAATTCTCAAAGCAGATTGATCTCTCTTGTCATTTATCAAATTCGATTTTCTAATTTCTTGTAATTCCTCATAAAGATCACCTGTTGTGCAACTCCTAATTGAGTTGATGGAATTAAGATGTTTCTTATTGGTCGGCATGTTCTCCTTCATGGCTTGATGTGACTGAATTTCCACACATGAGGACCCGTCACTCTGGCTAACCTCTTTTTTCCAGGGAAGTACTAACTTCAATGTGGGGTCACCCAGATAAGGAGATCCACATTGTACAAATGATGGAATACCATTTGAACCAATAAGTCCTATTTCCTGCACCAATTCCTTAATAGAGCTCCTAGTAACAAACTTGGCACTTATCTCTTCAAGTTTGTAAGGAGATAAAAAGTCCTTTGGATATCTAACTGACCCAAACTCAATCTCACACCCCATACTACTGGACTTGAAATTTCTCAATTTCTCAGAGCGTTCTCCTTGTTCTATCCTCGTACATGCCTTACCCTTTGAGACATCAATCACTTTGCTGCTCTGAGAAGCACACACAGCAGAACTGCACTTTCCATCGTTATGCTCTttgaattcacatttagagacaAATGACCAATGACAAGAGTGACAATGGTGCCTAGAAGGCCACATGGGTTCTAGACATTCACATCGGCTCACTTTTTCTGCATAAGTTACTTCTTCAGTCCGACTCCACTTCACTGAAATGTTGTCGATATCCGTTTCCAAGCAAGGATCATACCTCTTCTCCAATGCAATCAAAGCATTAGTCTGAAGAGCATTAGATTGCACAGCTTTTTCAACATTCACAGGCATTGGTGTCGGTTGATAAATCTCGTGAACATGATCTTCAGTTTCATTGGAGTTATCATATCCAACTTTTAGCCTCTGCACAAGAGAATCTATCAACTCTCTCTGCATTGGGTCACTATGCTTCAACCATTGAATAAGTT
This genomic interval from Manihot esculenta cultivar AM560-2 chromosome 12, M.esculenta_v8, whole genome shotgun sequence contains the following:
- the LOC110628725 gene encoding ubiquitin-like-specific protease 1D, whose protein sequence is MEEENSKKRPLDLDWNVILDSNDDEPPSILIVKGDKQHPKPSQMSSDHLLREDCASLTDRELEAAIKRYNVNIANLGPVLPDKGEKLRALLKGYEDEHRRRNLGRLGMEVDLCEKPTQLISSGGFKQQNASSEVHSRSEFASIFNRKMEEKTDNRVVKAFDKELSYLGRCNCPKMRSNGALSQRRRQQGHSLSQNSPCQPARSLSHNGNKHVTSNSDQMGRASSSPFYHNGENFSSNFPKKKDTCQVNGSRPTKGQTVVLVEEDEIQPVETIEPEIKLTECMKGAKIYYPSRDDPESVEICYSDINCLAPEGFLTSPIMNFYIRYLRLQISPTNKSTCDYHFFNTFFYKKLKQAVSHKGSDKGSFFVKFRRWWKGVNIFQKAYVFIPIHEDLHWSLVIVSIPDREDESGPIILHLDSLGLHSSKSVFEDIRSYLIEEWNYMNQEVSPSDLPIADHIWKKLPCKIDEKKIEVPQQKNDYDCGLFVLFFMERFIEEAPERLKKKDLAMFGKRWFRPEEASGLRVKIRKLLINEFQNAKVSSPLSSDCASP